In the genome of Phlebotomus papatasi isolate M1 chromosome 2, Ppap_2.1, whole genome shotgun sequence, one region contains:
- the LOC129803159 gene encoding GATA zinc finger domain-containing protein 1: protein MLPKCSQCDRTSSVMWWSVSNGEICNECNELKKNGDQDENGSQCEEKSIRKSTRITRMRIKYNAGIIRGIPKGKSRRNIFKKAPPAKTPTITATTSTVESLFFGNKYYQVGDIVSLVDNKYNTYYAQIRGLLQDSFCEKSAVITWLIPTTDSPPPNEAFDPATYLIGPDEDFPRKLSALQFVMHAPNDYYKQDCPYPKPYTLDATECDTNSYIWSRL, encoded by the exons ATGCTACCAAAATGTTCTCAGTGCGATCGAACATCGTCAGTGATGTGGTGGAGTGTATCCAACGGTGAAATCTGCAATGAATGCAACGAGTTGAAAAAGAATGGAGATCAGGATGAAAATGGATCGCAATGCGAAGAAAAAAGTATCCGAAAGAGTACAAGGATTACCCGGATGAGAATAAAATACAATGCTGGAATTATTCGTGGAATTCCCAAAGGCAAGAGCAGGAGGAATATATTCAAAAAAGCCCCTCCTGCAAAAACTCCAACCATCACAGCAACCACCAGCACAGTTGAGAGCTTATTCTTCGGGAATAAGTACTACCAGGTCGGAGATATTGTATCCCTTGTGGACAACAAGTACAACACGTACTATGCACAGATCCGTGGCCTCCTTCAAG ACAGTTTCTGTGAAAAATCTGCTGTTATCACCTGGCTCATTCCAACCACTGACAGTCCTCCTCCCAATGAAGCCTTCGATCCAGCCACCTACCTGATAG GTCCTGACGAAGATTTTCCCAGGAAACTTTCTGCCCTGCAGTTTGTCATGCACGCCCCCAATGACTACTACAAACAAGACTGCCCCTACCCAAAGCCCTACACTCTGGATGCAACGGAATGCGATACAAATTCATATATTTGGTCGAGACTTTGA
- the LOC129803158 gene encoding proton-coupled folate transporter-like isoform X2 yields MLMVRSLVEQMIPAFCSLFMGPWSDKFGRKPLLYASFTGYICVYFLLAGISFASTKFTLNPWLFMFAYAPVMFSGGTCALITGIFCNVNDVTTEKNRAIRMGITEGVLFAGIFVGSISSSYILQWTNSSTVFAISGLSCLLGLLYIWLCVSETVDCGEFEGSKFRELFRFDLVCDMVKTSFTPRPDNRRAIIWLTLSGLVLSLALMEGNMTVFFLFTRAKFGWTIREYTIYESVSLVVQMVGSLLALTILKKFFNVSDSMLTALAFGSDCLQNVARTLANTPRDLYIGVGLGVMKSISGPMGRSVVSNVTPQDEIGKIFSLVTALESISPLGSAPLYTIIYSNTIDTFPSAFNAVSTGGTFLCFIWMLIAYVLEKGLPRVPYNNLQET; encoded by the exons ATGCTTATGGTGAGATCCCTGGTTGAGCAGATGATTCCAGCATTCTGTAGCCTCTTCATGGGACCTTGGTCAGATAAATTTGGCCGGAAGCCTTTGCTGTATGCATCCTTTACAG GGTATATTTGCGTGTATTTTCTTCTTGCTGGGATTTCTTTTGCCTCCACAAAGTTCACCCTCAATCCCTGGCTCTTCATGTTTGCCTATGCTCCAGTGATGTTCTCAGGTGGAACATGTGCTCTGATCACAGGCATTTTCTGCAATGTTAATGATGTGACCACGGAGAAGAACAGAGCCATTAGAATGGGAATTACTGAGGGTGTACTATTTGCTGGAATCTTTGTTGGTTCCATCTCTAGCAGTTACATCCTCCAGTGGACTAATTCTTCTACAGTATTCGCCATATCTGGCTTATCTTGCCTCCTGGGACTCCTCTATATCTGGCTGTGTGTCTCTGAAACGGTTGATTGCGGTGAATTCGAAGGG TCAAAATTCCGAGAGCTCTTTCGTTTCGATCTTGTCTGTGATATGGTGAAGACATCTTTTACTCCACGTCCTGACAATCGCCGGGCTATCATCTGGCTAACGCTATCTGGGCTGGTGCTGTCTTTAGCTCTCATGGAGGGTAATATGACAGTATTCTTTCTGTTTACTCGTGCCAAATTTGGCTGGACCATTCGCGAGTATACAATTTACGAGTCCGTGAGCCTTGTTGTGCAAATGGTGGGCTCTCTTTTAGCCCTGACAATACTCAAGAAATTCTTTAACGTGTCAGACTCTATGCTAACAGCACTGGCCTTTGGGAGCGACTGCCTGCAGAATGTTGCCAGGACTCTTGCCAATACACCAAGAGATTTGTACATTGGAGTAGGTTTGGGGGTGATGAAGAGCATTTCGGGACCTATGGGAAGATCTGTGGTGTCTAATGTGACTCCTCAGGATGAGATTGGAAAGATTTTCTCACTTGTAACAGCTCTGGAGTCAATCTCACCACTTGGATCAGCTCCTCTCTACACTATCATTTACAGTAACACCATTGATACCTTCCCATCGGCTTTCAATGCCGTCAGCACTGGTGGGACTTTTCTGTGCTTCATCTGGATGCT GATAGCCTATGTCCTCGAGAAGGGACTTCCCCGAGTGCCTTACAACAATCTCCAGGAAACTTGA
- the LOC129803158 gene encoding proton-coupled folate transporter-like isoform X1, which produces MGPQNQQNGHEPEDLASSETQLLTTVLPEQEANASIEIPRRKPLFTVEPAVFLIFFAWSLTGPVFTNLIVYQTCTNLLGFNESDCAQLGTADESEYIQNLEEHVQPYTAKMLMVRSLVEQMIPAFCSLFMGPWSDKFGRKPLLYASFTGYICVYFLLAGISFASTKFTLNPWLFMFAYAPVMFSGGTCALITGIFCNVNDVTTEKNRAIRMGITEGVLFAGIFVGSISSSYILQWTNSSTVFAISGLSCLLGLLYIWLCVSETVDCGEFEGSKFRELFRFDLVCDMVKTSFTPRPDNRRAIIWLTLSGLVLSLALMEGNMTVFFLFTRAKFGWTIREYTIYESVSLVVQMVGSLLALTILKKFFNVSDSMLTALAFGSDCLQNVARTLANTPRDLYIGVGLGVMKSISGPMGRSVVSNVTPQDEIGKIFSLVTALESISPLGSAPLYTIIYSNTIDTFPSAFNAVSTGGTFLCFIWMLIAYVLEKGLPRVPYNNLQET; this is translated from the exons ATGGGACCCCAGAATCAACAAAATGGTCACGAACCTGAAGATTTGGCGTCTTCAGAGACACAACTGCTGACCACAGTACTGCCAGAGCAGGAGGCAAATGCCAGTATTGAAATTCCCAGAAGAAAACCCCTTTTCACAGTTGAGCCAGCAGTTTTTCTGATATTCTTTGCCTGGAGTCTTACTGGTCCTGTTTTTACCAATCTGATAGTCTATCAGACTTGTACAAATCTTCTAGGGTTCAATGAGAGTGACTGTGCTCAACTGGGAACGGCGGATGAGAGTGAATATATTCAGAATCTGGAGGAACATGTGCAACCGTACACTGCCAAAATGCTTATGGTGAGATCCCTGGTTGAGCAGATGATTCCAGCATTCTGTAGCCTCTTCATGGGACCTTGGTCAGATAAATTTGGCCGGAAGCCTTTGCTGTATGCATCCTTTACAG GGTATATTTGCGTGTATTTTCTTCTTGCTGGGATTTCTTTTGCCTCCACAAAGTTCACCCTCAATCCCTGGCTCTTCATGTTTGCCTATGCTCCAGTGATGTTCTCAGGTGGAACATGTGCTCTGATCACAGGCATTTTCTGCAATGTTAATGATGTGACCACGGAGAAGAACAGAGCCATTAGAATGGGAATTACTGAGGGTGTACTATTTGCTGGAATCTTTGTTGGTTCCATCTCTAGCAGTTACATCCTCCAGTGGACTAATTCTTCTACAGTATTCGCCATATCTGGCTTATCTTGCCTCCTGGGACTCCTCTATATCTGGCTGTGTGTCTCTGAAACGGTTGATTGCGGTGAATTCGAAGGG TCAAAATTCCGAGAGCTCTTTCGTTTCGATCTTGTCTGTGATATGGTGAAGACATCTTTTACTCCACGTCCTGACAATCGCCGGGCTATCATCTGGCTAACGCTATCTGGGCTGGTGCTGTCTTTAGCTCTCATGGAGGGTAATATGACAGTATTCTTTCTGTTTACTCGTGCCAAATTTGGCTGGACCATTCGCGAGTATACAATTTACGAGTCCGTGAGCCTTGTTGTGCAAATGGTGGGCTCTCTTTTAGCCCTGACAATACTCAAGAAATTCTTTAACGTGTCAGACTCTATGCTAACAGCACTGGCCTTTGGGAGCGACTGCCTGCAGAATGTTGCCAGGACTCTTGCCAATACACCAAGAGATTTGTACATTGGAGTAGGTTTGGGGGTGATGAAGAGCATTTCGGGACCTATGGGAAGATCTGTGGTGTCTAATGTGACTCCTCAGGATGAGATTGGAAAGATTTTCTCACTTGTAACAGCTCTGGAGTCAATCTCACCACTTGGATCAGCTCCTCTCTACACTATCATTTACAGTAACACCATTGATACCTTCCCATCGGCTTTCAATGCCGTCAGCACTGGTGGGACTTTTCTGTGCTTCATCTGGATGCT GATAGCCTATGTCCTCGAGAAGGGACTTCCCCGAGTGCCTTACAACAATCTCCAGGAAACTTGA